In Sphingobacterium thalpophilum, a genomic segment contains:
- a CDS encoding ABC transporter permease, whose translation MLKNYIKIAWRNLMKNKSFSLINIIGLAIGMAGALLIALWLQNMLTMDRFHEKGDRLHVLSNRDEFQGDKSAWAFTPKILGPSLSADFPDIETFTRYNESGQFLTTFKDKKLIANTVFIDPGFFKMFSLPFVKGEQNIKFDNPKGLVLTESYAKALFGSEDPIGKSVRIDSVNQVSVQAVLKDLPSNSSFKFDILLPFEYAKIIGYVDDNWSNNSLTTYVLLKKGVSLTAFNSKIRAYLRDHINASNKAAGYQSARNTGEIFAFPYSDSFLYNSGKGGNYTSGRIDIVKLFAWIGVFILLVASINFMNLSTARSERRAKEVGVRKVIGANKTSLMAQFLVESILISLIGMVLATILVFIVLPFFNELVGKQLSLSLLNLPTWLFLIGFALFTGILAGTYPAFFLSSFQPIKTLKGKFVSKTRGLSIRSILVVIQFSLAIILIIATVIVAKQIQYTKQRDRGYNENGLLYSSIKGDLEKNYKILRDELLASNAVVSVSKNMSPVTDFYSNGWGFTSGTPTEQDKRISYNRFSTDADAVKNLGLTLIQGRDIDIYKFATDSTALILNESAVKSLHLKNPVNSIVDGDGTKWTVVGVVKDFIMGSPFGDNKPMVILGPQAWFTTIHYRLNPNNDIGDNLKTIESIFKKFNADYPFEYQFIDKTYEEKFKETKAIGTLAMIFAGLTIFISCLGLLALIAYMAETRMKEIAVRKVLGASVTQVTSLLSIDFIKLVVVAIFIATPIAWWAMDKWLQDYSYRIEIQWYYFVIAGLLAILISMATISYQAIKAALGNPVDSLRDE comes from the coding sequence ATGCTTAAAAATTATATCAAAATAGCATGGCGCAACCTGATGAAAAACAAATCCTTCTCTTTGATTAACATCATCGGATTGGCGATCGGTATGGCCGGAGCATTACTTATAGCACTTTGGTTGCAAAACATGTTAACCATGGACCGCTTTCATGAAAAGGGTGATCGCCTGCATGTATTGAGTAATCGAGACGAATTTCAGGGCGATAAATCAGCTTGGGCCTTCACTCCTAAAATATTAGGTCCCTCCTTGTCCGCCGATTTTCCAGATATAGAAACTTTTACCAGATATAATGAGAGCGGCCAATTTCTAACGACATTCAAGGATAAAAAACTGATCGCAAATACTGTTTTCATCGATCCCGGTTTTTTCAAGATGTTTTCTTTGCCTTTTGTGAAAGGAGAACAGAATATTAAATTTGATAACCCTAAAGGCCTTGTTCTCACAGAAAGCTATGCCAAGGCTTTATTTGGCAGCGAAGATCCTATTGGAAAATCAGTTCGGATAGACTCTGTTAATCAGGTCTCCGTACAGGCGGTACTTAAAGACCTTCCGAGTAATTCAAGTTTCAAATTTGATATTCTCCTACCATTTGAATATGCAAAAATAATTGGTTACGTGGATGATAACTGGAGCAATAATTCATTAACCACCTATGTGCTCCTAAAAAAAGGTGTCTCACTTACCGCGTTTAACAGCAAAATCAGAGCCTATCTGAGAGATCATATCAATGCAAGTAATAAGGCTGCCGGTTACCAATCGGCTAGAAATACGGGTGAGATCTTTGCTTTTCCCTATTCTGATTCGTTTCTTTACAATAGCGGAAAAGGAGGAAATTATACGTCCGGACGTATCGATATCGTCAAGCTATTTGCTTGGATTGGTGTATTTATTTTATTAGTGGCAAGCATCAATTTTATGAATTTGAGTACGGCACGTTCCGAACGCCGTGCGAAAGAAGTCGGTGTCCGCAAAGTAATTGGCGCAAATAAGACAAGCCTAATGGCGCAGTTCCTCGTTGAAAGCATATTGATCAGCCTAATCGGCATGGTACTCGCGACGATACTTGTTTTTATTGTCCTGCCATTCTTTAACGAGCTTGTCGGAAAACAGCTTAGCCTATCGTTATTAAACTTACCAACCTGGCTATTTTTAATTGGCTTTGCTTTATTTACAGGTATATTAGCCGGCACCTATCCCGCCTTTTTCCTTTCTTCCTTTCAACCTATCAAAACGTTGAAGGGGAAATTCGTTTCTAAAACGAGGGGTCTTAGTATTCGCTCCATCTTAGTGGTCATTCAATTCAGTCTCGCGATTATATTGATTATCGCAACGGTCATTGTCGCCAAACAAATCCAGTACACTAAACAGCGCGACCGTGGTTATAATGAAAATGGGTTGCTTTACAGCAGTATCAAAGGTGACTTAGAAAAGAATTATAAAATTTTACGCGACGAATTACTAGCCAGCAACGCAGTTGTTTCTGTATCAAAAAATATGTCGCCAGTAACCGATTTCTATAGCAATGGCTGGGGATTTACGTCTGGGACACCAACGGAACAGGACAAACGCATTTCCTATAACCGTTTTAGTACCGATGCAGATGCCGTAAAAAATCTAGGCCTAACTCTTATACAGGGGCGGGATATCGATATTTACAAGTTTGCGACAGACAGTACTGCTTTGATTTTAAATGAATCCGCGGTAAAAAGTTTGCACCTCAAAAACCCGGTCAATAGCATTGTGGATGGTGATGGAACAAAATGGACCGTAGTTGGGGTGGTCAAAGATTTCATTATGGGATCGCCATTTGGAGACAATAAACCCATGGTGATATTAGGACCGCAAGCCTGGTTTACAACGATCCATTATCGTTTAAATCCAAACAATGACATCGGAGACAACTTAAAAACGATTGAGTCCATCTTTAAAAAGTTCAACGCAGACTATCCTTTTGAATATCAATTCATTGACAAGACCTACGAAGAAAAATTTAAAGAGACAAAAGCTATAGGTACGCTAGCCATGATCTTTGCAGGATTGACGATCTTTATATCCTGTCTTGGTTTATTGGCATTAATCGCCTATATGGCCGAAACGCGCATGAAAGAAATTGCTGTCCGCAAAGTTCTTGGAGCAAGTGTCACCCAAGTAACTTCTTTACTTTCAATCGATTTTATTAAGCTTGTTGTGGTCGCAATTTTTATCGCCACACCTATCGCTTGGTGGGCCATGGATAAATGGTTACAAGATTACAGCTATCGAATTGAGATACAGTGGTATTACTTTGTCATTGCTGGACTATTGGCTATTCTGATCAGTATGGCCACGATAAGCTATCAAGCAATTAAGGCTGCACTGGGTAATCCTGTCGATAGCTTACGTGATGAGTAG